The DNA region TGCAATAAACACCAGGTGTGCACCACGTGCTGCGTGATGAATCCAAACACCTTGTTGCACCTTTAGGGTTTGCCCAGCTTTGCCTTGAGTGAAATAAACTTTTGGTTTCCCAGGGAAAACTCGCTGGTTTGGACTCCTCTGGGTGCTCATTTGGCCCCTGAGAAGAGCATGGATAGGaaagcagcccagcccagcacatAGTGCTGGTTGCAGGACAAGCTGTGAGCAGGAGGGGTAGATGGAGCCTTCAGAGGCTGcgtggaaaaaaacccacaaatactttattttaaaggcaaTACACTAAAGCACAAACATTGTTTATCTCTGTTAAACAGTAATGAGCAAAAAGCAGCATAGACCCTGACACAGCAGGATCAGCACAGGGCAATAAATTAATCTCAGTCTGGAAGGGAGTTCAGGCTGGGTGCATTCCGAGGCTATTGGCTGCTGCCTGAGCTGCCCTTTGCCTCCTCGTCAGGCCCCTGGCACAGCACCGGTGTCCTGGCAGGTCTCAGAGCTCCGACTGCaaggggagagaggagaggaatgGTGAAAGGAagccacagcagagcagtgaccATAAGGTGCAAAGGGCACTGACCCTGCGGACAGTGTAGATCCAGTTGAGATACGCTCGGACACTGGTGTAGACACCGGGTGTGCTGGGGGTGCCGCAGCCAAAGCCCCAGCTGACAATGCCCACCACCTCCCAGTGCTTGCTTGCATACAGCAGGGGCCCTCCGCTGTCTCCCTGCCAAAGAGAAACGCTGGCTGTGAGCATCACCCTGGGCACGCATCGCCTCCATGGAGCTGTTCCATAGAACAACCTGCCCAGTTCAGGTCACAGTGTGTTGGGACACCCGGAGCATCCCCTCACCTGGCAGGTGTCCACCCCTCCCTCgggcagcccagcacacagcatctTCTGTGTCACCTTGCCATGGTACGCCTCCAGGTTGCAGCTCTGCATGCCGAtcagcctcacctctgcctgctgcagggtCTCTGACAATTTGCCTGCACGCAGCAACATGTGGCCATTTGGAGGTGTCCCCAAGCAGCCCCCACAGGGTAGGGAGCCCACCGTGTCCCACTCACCGTTCTGCTGCGTGTAGCCCCATCCTATCACCCACAGCGGGGTGCCTGGCTCCAGGTTCTCATCGAAGTAGGGCAGGCAGATGGGCTTGATGCTGTCTGCGGGGCAAGACAGTGAAGTAcaggaggtgctgctgagcaccccAAGCACCACGTGCAGCCAGCGCAGCCCTCTGGGAGAGCCTGGGATCCCGGGTGCAAGGTGCTGGGGTGCACCACGTCTCACCTGAGATATGCAGAGGGATCTGCAGCTTCACCAGCGCTATGTCATCGTTACTGGGAGATGTGAACGTCCCCTCGGCCAGGAAGACCTTCTCTATGGCAAGGGTGGCAGGGCCAGAGAGGACATCGGAGCCGGCCTTCACACGCCAGCTGGGTATGATGGGGTTGTTCCTGCGCACGGACACGTTACAGCTCCCACCCCTCCCATGCACGGCAGGCACGGCGCTGCCCACGTGCTGCTCACTGAGGGCACCCTTCAGCCCCAGCTCACCTGAAGCAGTGCGCGGCGGTGAGGATCCAGCGGGGATCGATGATGCTGCCGCCGCAGATGTGCTCCCCGCGGTAACGCAGGCTGACCTGCCATGGCCACGCCTCGATGGCTGCAGGTCGCCCGCCCAGCACACGCGGCGTCCGCACgctctccccgcagccttcaGCGGAGCACAGCAGGATGTGAGCTCGGGAAGGGACCGCTGGGATGGAGGCTCCCACGGCCTCACCCCTCTCCACGCCGCTGTGTCACCCCTCGGTGGCACACTCGGCACACCCCCTTTTGTTCTCTGCTTGCGCATCGTTCCCAGGCTTGCCTGAATCTGTTCACCCCCGTGTTTTGCTCTCCAGCCCACCGCGGGGTTTGTTTAATCAGAGTAATTCATCAGCAGAAATGAACCCACCCAGGGCCAGAGCTGGGCGCACAGGGCTGTGCGGGGAGCAGCACGAAGCCCCGGGTGCCATAAGGCACAGACCTGTCCCCATACTTACTGGAACAAAGGAGTGAAACAACCGATCCAGAAAGGCACTTCCTAgaagagggaggagaagggctgTGTCCTGCACAGGAGCGGCTCCAGCTCAGCACCAGGAGTGCTCCCATGGGTGGCACTCACCTGCCTGGCTCGGGCAGCTGCAGGCGGCCGTTGCTCAGCACCAGCTCACGGGGAGGCAGGGGCTGTTCTGGACCCGCATCCACTGCCTGGAAGGTTGGGGTGCTGGAAGAGATGGGCACGAGTCAGGGCATGGCCAGGGGTTGGATTTGGGCTGGGACTGAGACTAAGGGGTTATCCCACTCTAAAGATTTAGGAGCAGGTCCCAAATGTTCACCCAtagagctgagatggagagggAGCTTAGGAAGGGGATGGGATCCCccaggaaagaggagaaagggtGGAGGGACAGGGAAAGAGATTTGGGAGTTGGGCATAGCAGGGCTTGCCTGGGGAGCTGCCAGGCTCCATGGGCACACCgagtgctctgtgtgctggggatgggctgaATCCATTAGTGCAGGACTCTGAGTGCTGGGTATGTAAACAACTCAGAGAGGCTTTTAGGGGAGAGTGAGAGATCAAAGTGAGTGAGGTGTGGGGAAAGAAGCCCTGTACCTGCTGTAGCCCATTTCCTCACAGGCTGCTTTTGCCAGCGCTGGGCTGAAGTGGTCGAAACAGACGCAGGACCAGGATCCAGTGTTCCTGTTCAGCACCTGCAGGATCGATCTGTCCTTGGAAAGGCGAGCTGCAGGGAGGGACAGGGTCACCTTTGCCCTGGGTCACCTCGCTGGGCAGGGGATTTGCTGCATCATGGGGCTCCATGGGGTGCCCAGGACTCACCGGCAGCCTGTGGCCCCTCAGGGACCTGCTGGGGACAGATGACCTCATCCTCACCGTGCAGGCAATCTGCCTCCCCATTGCACACCTGCCTCAGTGGTACCAGCTTCAGGGGCTGCTTGCAGATGAAGTAGTGGTGGTCCAGGTAAACCTTGACTGGGGGGAAGCGGGGAGCTCAGCTCGGGGCTGGGGGCTCAGGATGGTGGTAGCACAGCCACTCCCAGCCGAGCACTGGGCAGGAGCAGgcacagaacagagcaggagCCGCACCCAGGAGCCCAACCGCAGCCAGGCAGGCGAGGACGAGCACAATCACCAGGATGGGGATGCCGATCCGCTTCCAGGAGCGCCGTGCCTCTGAGGCTTTGGGTCTCGTGCTGGGTTCTGCAACACAGAGCAGGGAGCCTGGCAGTGCCAGCCCCATCTGGCTGCCCCCAtggcacccccagccccatgtgcATTACCTTCACCGTTCAGCCGCTCGGTGGCTGGGTCCTGtaaagtggaaaggaaaagcaggcagTGAGATGCAAGAGCAAAGTGCTGCTGGTGCATGGTGGGGTCAGTAGCAGCATGGCCAGGTTGCCCTGTGATGGTTGCCTCACTGAGTTCCAAGTGCCCAGGGCAGCCCAGTGAAATGAGGACCGCTGTGCTGGGTGGGCACAGAGCCTGCCCTGTGTTCAGCAGGGTTAGCTGGAAAACcaccccagcctgcagcagagctgctggagagaccCTGAGTGAGAACCTGCCTTATACCAGCGCAGCATCACCAGGGCAAGCAGTGCAGTGTTCCTCAGGACATCACCAATATGGTTCCAGTAACGGGCTGTTCATGCCATGCATTTATGATCCTAATGCAACAGAGGCttaaaacttcagtgttttttttttaaacaaacaccTCCTGGTGCACCAAGAAATGAGTGtgcctgctgggctgtgccacTCAGGCATGTTGCAGTAGGCAATGGCCTCTGGCTGGCATAGCATAGTATTTCTGGCCTAAAATACTCTACTCCAGCTGGCATAGCTGttgtgctctgcagggctggggaaaCCAGCCCAGCCCATGGGAACAAGTGCtctcaggtaggcagggagagctgtgctgctgctagGAGACGTGCCAACAGTGCTGGGGCAAGCAATGAGCACAGCACTGATCCTGCCTGGGTCTTTCAGGACTCTGTTCCTCTAGGAGCTCCCCGTAAGGAAGATGTGGGGCTGAAGGAGAGGTGTCCCACCACGCTGCACACAAAGCAGTGCCAGGCttggcagggagcagctgggtgGGCTCAGGCAGACATGTTTCCTGCCCTgcttgcagctgctgcctgagagCTGGTGCTTCAGAACCGCTCTCCTGCCTTCtgggtgctgtgggagcagcacgGTTACATTTCATCCTAATGCCCTTCAGCCCTGAGAGAGTTTCCACAGCTGCTACTTCTGGACCCCACCACAACAGGTAAGGGTGGACTTCTGGCACCCAGGTAAGGGATACTAAAATGGGAGCTGCCCCAGGGGCTGTCTTCGCTTGCTCTCAAAGCCTAAAAGCAAGAGCTTCACTGGTTAAATTTAAAGCCAGAGCCATGCCAGCTCCTGCATGGAATGTAGGCACATAATTTCCTTGGGAACCCATTGCTACCGTAACTAATTGTGCTCCCATGCCTTATTGTCTGGTAAAACACGATTGTAACTATGGCCGTCCTGCCCTCGGTTGTTGCCTGGGCGTAGAGCattgggctgtgctgggagcctgTGCCACAGCTCCTGGAGGTGGGATGCTCTAGTTCAAAACTGAGCTTCAGCCTGCATTAAGGGCTGTCCCCCAAGCCCTGGTACCTCCTTGGCTGCAGGGAATCCAACCCATGTGCACGCAGCCATTGATCCTGTGGAGGAGCTCAGCtccccatcccagtgctgctggggggtTTTGTTGGGGCATGAATGGCTGCTCAGCTAAGGAAAGCTTTTGGTCCAGAATAGAACCACCAGCCTGGGAGTAGATGGCCATGGCTTTGCTTGCTAAAATCCCCTGCAGCAAACAGCGCTGAGCTGTCCAGGGGAACAGCAAGAGCTcaggggagggctggggagcaAGAGCACTCACCATGTTCCTCCAGCTCCTTGGGGGGGGTCTTCTGCCCGCAGAAACCCAGCGAAAATCCCAGGCACGGGGAGGCCGTGGGCACCCTCTGCCCCACGTCGCTCCCACGGCCCCGCGCTGCTCCCACcaccctgtgctgtgctgagctatgctgtgctgctctgcccccaCCGTGCTCACACTGGGGCAGGACCGCCCCAGCACTCCCTAAAACCCACAAGGGGAGTTGTGAAACAGGAATTATGATTTGTATTGTAATATAACACCGGTCTATCAGCAGCACCATCACCTGCACTAATCTCTCCGGGGTTCTGCCGATGGGTGACTCACCTGCGGAGCCactgtcacagaatcacttaTCAGGAGCGAGCCGACTGACAGAGCAGGATTTTTTCATGCTCCTCTATAGATGATGAGAGGAGCCACAGCCTTCCCGCTCTTCGCCCATCCCTTCCGCATTGCGCTGGGTTGTTTTCAAACAGACGTTCTGGTaggtggaggaggaaaggagaagagttTATACGTGAGGTTATGGGGCCAGCACATGTCCCCGTCCCTGGGGTCAACTCGGAGTGTGCctgcagcaccaccatgcagcGAGGAAGTGGCACCTTGCTGGGAGCTGacatgcagcagctcagtgtcctgTGCTGGCTGAGCCCCAGCAGATGGCTGCAGCACATGGCCCCCaaactccctgcaatgaatgCATACTGGAGGATGGACATGCCTCCCTGCAAACCACACTGCTTGGTGGAGATGCTGTGCTGGATGgatgtgctgctgttgctcaggATGGgactggcagtgctgtgggcagaggGGTTCCTGCAGTCCCCCATTAGCAGGTGTTTGTAAAGGGCAAGACATTGCTCAGCTTTGGGCTGCAGGAGCTTCTCTGGTTGCCTAGAGGCTGGGGTCAGGGAGTGTTCAGCTTGCACAGCTCCTGGCTAGAAAGTCACACAGACTCACTCTGGAAGTGGTGGGTGTGCAGGATTTGTGAGCAGCTAATTACCTCTCCTCTTTTTGTAATTGAGCTTTCCCAACAGCTTGGGAGagagctgctgtgagcacagtgtcAGTGGGAGCCTGCAGAGCATGGcatccctgcagctcacagccagGGACGTGTCCCTTCCCTGTGCCAGAGCCCTGAGACAAGAACGCTGCTCTGGATGGGCAGCAATACAGATGCTGCTTCCACACTCCCTGGTGTTCACTGATTATAAGGTACAGCTTGATGGAGTGAGCTCTCCAGCACATCCTGTCCACTGTCAGGAACCAAACTGTGGCTTAGAAGCAAAAACAGCTCAGGAAGTGGGTGAGGGATGGCACAGGGGCTCTGGACCAAACTCAGCCCCGTGTGGGcaactgcagccctgcagcccaacAGGGAGGACCCCTAACAGCGCTGCCTCCCGGAGCTCTCAGTGCCCAGTGCTGGCCCTTGAGTGTTGgtggggcagggcaggaggtggcacTGCAGGGAGTGGCTCTTCCTCTTTTGAGGTTAATCAAAGGCTttgaggaagaagcagaggtTTGGAAATGTTATGTCACAGCCCTGTACGCCTGCAGGCCTTTGCTTCCTGGAGTGTGGCTGCTTTGCTACCCCAGCTGCCCTTCCCTGACCTCTTCCATGCATGGCCCTGGTGTGACGTGGCTCTGTCTGGGGTCAGACAAGGGCCAGGCAGAACAGCATGAGGCTCTGAGTGGCCAACagcatgcagggctgcagcactcagTCCCTGCTGCCTCTTCCTCCAGCCCTGGCCATCACCTCGTGGTCCTGGTGCTGGAGAACTCACTCCAGAAAGGGATATTTAGggcacagctcctgccctgtGTGTCTCCCATTGCAGGGTTTCCCCCTGGCTGCTCACTTTCTGGACTGCTAACTGATGTCCCTGCTTGCTgtctcccacctgcagccacagcagctgctttcctggTCCTTCCTGCAAGGGGGCAGCGGTTCTCACCTGGCTCTGCAGCTCAGGCTTTGAGAAAGTTGCCAAACACAGATGTTAATTGTGCTGCACCAGAGCTGCCCTGTCCTCCTACCCTTGCAGGTATCCCCAAGCCTTGATTGAGTGGGACCCTGCcaggaggaggcagctgggagggcagagctgctcaggtATAGTGCTTGGGTATGAGCACCTGTGCACCTTGGGCTGGGCACCCATGTCTCTGGGGCATCCCTATCCCCCTGGGGCATCCCTATCCCCCTGGGTTCCCAGTGCCATGAGCTCAACCTCTGCTGGGGCTGGCTCCTGCCTGCaatgggaaggcagagccaaccGTGttgcccagccctgcagggaggggaggtCAGGCTGGGGCATGAGGGTGATTTCTGCCAGGGCTCTCTGCTTTCTCCACTGGGAACCAGTCTAGCCAGCGGATGAGGAGCGGCGTCACTGGGCAAGCAGGGGACATGCAGGACACACCAGGCTCTGGGAGTGgctcccagcccagccagctgtgagcagctcctgcaggaaggcagcaggcacaGGGAGATGGACCCCGAGACAGGTAAGATGTtggcattttttccccatatcaAGCAGAGGTGGAGATGTTTTACAGCACAAACAGGGGGTGGTgaccttcctctctgctctcttTGGGGACGGGGCTTGGGCCCggtttctgctttgctgctgtgcagggaaCACCTTCCATACACAGAGGGCAGAGGCTGGGAATGCAGAGGGGCAGCGAGCAcaccctccagcagcaggcatGGCGACAGGGCAGTTTCGGCAGCCAGCTGGTTCAGGGAAGCGATTGCACCACGCTCAGTGAGTCACCGAGCAGCACGCTGCCTGCCCTCACACTGCGGGGTCCTGTGGCTCCCAGCTCACCCCTGGCCCAGCAGAAGGAGCATCACACTCACAtggcccagcactgctgggagcccAGGCTGGTCCTCTCCATCCACACTGccatcccagagctgctggtgcgatgctctgctgctccccgGCTGTTTGTCGTGTGCCATCAGGTACGGCGAGTGCTGCGGGTTTGTGGGATGATCTGGGACGTTGTGCATTATGTAAACACAGTGACCACAGGGGAAATGTTCTCACCTCACCGGCATCTGTCTAAATTTAGCTGCTCTTAGGTCATCCCTTTCCGCTGGCTCATTCTTGACGCTGCAAGGCGCAATGCCTGTCTGTGTGACGGTACCTGCCCTGAGTCCCTGTGCTGTGCCTACCTGCTCCGAGGGCCTGATGGGGCTGGTTGGCAGCATACAGGTCAGGGAACACCTTCCCTATTGGGACctttcagcttctgcaggaaAGACAGGGAGAGTCAGGGGGTGTAGTGagaggacaaggggtaatggtaGTAAAATATAAAGGGCTCCactttgcacagctctgcacgGCTCTGAACAGCTGTACACTGCTCTGCATGTTTTGACGTGGCTCTGCATGTCTTTACATGGCTCTGCATGGGTCTGCACGGCTCTTGCCCTGACGCCTGCATCCTCTAGAGGGAACTGTGTGCCCGTGCATGGGCTGCTGCAAGCTACCTGCACTCCCAAGGCTGGGCGTGGTGgagcagagatggcacagcATGGGGGCACGCACATAGCCGCTGTGTGATGCTCCAGGTGATGCTCATAATCTCGAGCCTCCCGAGGCATTTGTCTGCAGAGCCCCTTCtccttctgctttgcaggacAAGGGCTCATCAGTGTGTTCGGGTTCATCTTGGGCATTGGGTTGGCCTTGTTGATCCTGATCATTTCTGGCTACACCATTTTCATCTGCtaccagcagggctggtgctggtGCCGTAAGTATGGGCAGAGCAGGGGAcaagcagctgcagggcagggaggggacaAAGGAAGAGTGTGGGGAGCACGAATGGCATATGCTAGTCCCCAAAATCAGCATGTAGGATGGCTGGAGGTGCATAGGGGGAATGCACAGAGatgtcccagtgctgctggtcATCCAGGGGTTTGTCCTGTCCTTTCCCTGTGCCAACTCACAGACCTCTACAGACACCACAGGGCTCTCTGACagcctctcctttcctccttctcctcccaggGCCTGACTTCATCTTCAACCTCTACTCTGGCCGGTGAGTTAGTCACACAGGTGccctctgcactgtgctgcagaccCTCGCCAGCCCCTAACCCATGGGCAGGGTGAGGGTCTCTCCCAGATGCCCAAGGATCCAACACCCCCCTGACACCCTTGccttccagcagcaggctgaggtcAGTGGCAGTGGAGCTGGCACCTCCGTTCAGCATCAGTGCCTCACTGAGCCAGGCAGGGAGCGGCTACGTGCGCTTCCATGAGcaggggctgtgagcagcagggcATGGTCCTGCTCCTTGTGCGTGGGGTCCCAGCCTCATGGAGGTCCTGCAAAGCCTGGATCAGCATGCATGGGGCCT from Excalfactoria chinensis isolate bCotChi1 chromosome 21, bCotChi1.hap2, whole genome shotgun sequence includes:
- the TMPRSS4 gene encoding LOW QUALITY PROTEIN: transmembrane protease serine 4 (The sequence of the model RefSeq protein was modified relative to this genomic sequence to represent the inferred CDS: inserted 1 base in 1 codon; deleted 2 bases in 1 codon; substituted 1 base at 1 genomic stop codon): MVLLIDRCYITIQIIIPVSQLPLWVLGSAGAVLPQCEHGXGQSSTAXLSTAQGGGSSAGPWERRGAEGAHGLPVPGIFAGFLRAEDPPRSWRNMDPATERLNGEEPSTRPKASEARRSWKRIGIPILVIVLVLACLAAVGLLVKVYLDHHYFICKQPLKLVPLRQVCNGEADCLHGEDEVICPQQVPEGPQAAARLSKDRSILQVLNRNTGSWSCVCFDHFSPALAKAACEEMGYSSTPTFQAVDAGPEQPLPPRELVLSNGRLQLPEPGRKCLSGSVVSLLCSSCGESVRTPRVLGGRPAAIEAWPWQVSLRYRGEHICGGSIIDPRWILTAAHCFRNNPIIPSWRVKAGSDVLSGPATLAIEKVFLAEGTFTSPSNDDIALVKLQIPLHISDSIKPICLPYFDENLEPGTPLWVIGWGYTQQNGKLSETLQQAEVRLIGMQSCNLEAYHGKVTQKMLCAGLPEGGVDTCQGDSGGPLLYASKHWEVVGIVSWGFGCGTPSTPGVYTSVRAYLNWIYTVRRVSALLLSPLAVGALRPARTPVLCQGPDEEAKGSSGSSQ